CAGTGCCTCTATGTTCTGTTTGGCCAGTGCTTGAGCCGTAGCTCGATCTCCCATATACTTCGCGGGTGCCCCGCAGCAGCTTTGACCCTCGGGAAACACTACTTCAACGCCCCGCTCCTGCAGACTTTTAAAAACAGCCTCGCCTATTTCCGGGTAACTGAAGTCGATAATACACCCGCTGTAGAAAGCAACCTTAAACTTAGGATTTTTTATTTCTTTTCTCAATTGTGGAACGATATCCCTTAACGGTTTATCTGCTATGGCCGGGAGACTGCGACTCTCGGTCAAACTGGAAAAGGCCAGCGGTAAATGGCGGATAAATCCATCTCTGGCGAAGGGTTTTTGTAAAGCTCGCGCCCGTCTCAGCCATTTATGAAAAGTACGCGGCTTAGCCAATACCTTTCTCAAAATAATATCTTCCGCAAAAGAAAGTCCTCTTCTCTCCGTCAATCTCCGGCGCAGTTCGATTATCAAGTCAGGAATATTTATTTTGCCAGGACAAATAGTAGCACATTTACCGCAGCTAATACAGAGGTTTTGCGGGTCGTAAGCGGCATCTTCGCCGTGTAAAAAGGCCGTTAAAATAGCTCCTATTCCCCCGGTGTAAATATACCCGTAAACGTGACCGCTGACCAGCTGATAAACAGGGCAAACATTTAGACAGGAGGCACAACGAATACACTGGGCAGCTTCCTGGAAAACGGGATCTTCAAGTAGTTTCCTGCGTCCATTGTCCAGAATCACAATATGCAATTGCTTTTCAACAACTTTTCCGTCTTTCCAGACCGGTGTGGTTCCATCAATCATGGTAACGTAACTGGTAATAGTTTGTCCAGTAGCACTTCTCGGTAAGGCCTCCAATATTTTAGCAGCCGTTTCCATATTATCTACAAATTTCTCAATACCGACCAAAGCCACATGAATCGGCGGTAGGGTAGTTGTCAGCCGGGCGTTTCCTTCGTTGGTTACAATTATGAGACAGCCATTTTCCGCCACGGCTATGTTGGCCCCGGTGATACCCATATCGGCAGTAAGAAATTTCTTTCGCAACTCCCTGCGGGCAATTTCAGTAAGTTTTAAGGGATCATCCGGCACCTCTTCATGAAGATATTTGGAAAAAGTAGCCGCTACCTCCTGGCGGGTCAAATGGATGGCAGGCATCACCATATGCGACGGTTTCTGCCCCATGAGCTGTATAATCCATTCTCCTAAATCGGTTTCGGTCACCTCAATACCCTTTTGCTCCAAATGCTTATTAAGGTGAATTTCCTCGGAGGCCATGGATTTAGATTTAACAACCCTTTTAACATTCTCCTGTTCGGCCACTCTGGCAATATATTCATTCGCTTCTTCCGCCGTGCGGGCATAGAAAACCCTGGCGCCGCGTTTTTCCGCTTCTTTGGTAAACTGTTTCACTAGGGAATCAATATTCTGTGCCGCTCTTCTTTTAGCTTTAGAAATATAATCCCGTAGCGCTTCGACATCTTTCCCCGCATATGCTCTTTCCCGGGCAGCAGGATAGTCATTGCCAAATTTAGTGAGAGCACGCCGTAAATTTTCGTTTTCCAGCGCTTGTTTCACTCGGTTCTTAAATTCTTTGCTAACGGCTATTTTAATCACTCCCCTTCATCAACCAGGATAATATGCAGACGTCCGGGACCATGAACCCCTATTGTCAGGACCCTTTCAATATCCGCCGTTCGGCTGGGACCGGTGATAAACGCCATGTACGCAGGATAAATACCGCTATTTTCTAAGAGCTTCAGGGCTTCCGTCATATTCTCCTTAATTCTTGAAGTTCTCAGCATAACAATATTTACAGGGCAAAGCATGGAAAAATACCTGCTGTAAAGATCGGTTGCATCATGAGCAACGGTACCGGTCTCGGCAATACCCACATCAACCGGCACAATACCAATCTCCAACCGGGCCAGGTCCCGCGGAGCTCCTTCGGCTATGGCTTTGATTCCCTGCTCCTTTAACAACGGGAACAGCCCTTGAGTCATGTCCGTGGCTACACAGCCTACTTCATGAACTTGAGCTTCATGTATTATGTTTAGAACTTCTCTATACGCTTCATCAAGAGTTTTTACTCTGGTTACTTTGGCAGCAGCAGCCTCAGCCTTTTGAATAAATTCATTAACCAGTTTTTCGCTCACTAGTCACGCCTCCTTCTTTGGCATACGCTTCGGCCAATACCTCTACCACATGCCGGACCGGAATATCTGACCCCGCCCGGTATAAACCTTCTTCCAGTTGCATGCGGCATGCACCACAACTGGTCAGGACTATATCAGGATTCACCGAAAGTATATCAGTTACTTTTTTATCTCTTATCTTCCCGGACAGCTCATAATAACTGAGGCTGAAAGAACCTGCACTGCCGCAACACCGATCGGGTTTTTTCATTTCCTTCAACGTTACTCCCGAAATATTTCTAATTACCTTTCGTGGTTGTTGACTTATGCCCACACCCCGAACCATATGACAGGGGTCGTGATAAGTTACCGTATAATTCAGCTTAGCCAAAGGTTCTCTCATTCCTAATTTATCGACGAGATATTGGCTGACATCAAATGCTTTGGCGGAAAGCTCTTTGGCTAGAGCTCCATACCTGGGTTCATCAGCTAGCAGTTCATGGTAATGATGAACCCAGGCACCAATACAGCTTCCACAGTGAGTAATAATCGCATCATAGTTTCCGCGGGCAAAAACATCCAGGTTATATTTAGCAATTTCTTTAGCCGTTTTTACATCGCCATTGACAAGCACCGGAATACCGCAACAATGCTGCTCTCGGGGCGTAACCACATCAACCCCGTTGGCATTAAGGACTTCTATCACCGCTCGGCCGGCCTGGGTGTAAATGTAATTCAACATGCAGCCGGTAAAAAATGCGACCCGTGCCCGCGACTTTGGAACTTTACTCACTTCCGGTATCTGGGATAACAAAGGCCTGCCCGCCAGCGGTCTTACTATACGCTTCATATCCAGCCCAATGGGGAAACGGGGGCGGGCAAGGTCCTTATCTTTGATCTTTTTCAGACCCAGAGCCTGCAATTTACTGGCCATACCAATTCCCATCCGGAACCGCCGGGGTTTTGACATGAGGCCAAATATTTGTCTTTTTACAAGGGGTAATCCTCTCTTTCTGACTATAGCCGCCCGGGTAGCTAAAATAATTTTATCCGGCCGCACGCCGCTGGGACAATTGGCGGCGCAAGCTTTACAGGTCAAACAGAGGTTGAAAATTTCCTGCAGCTTTTCTGTATGTTCTAGTCGTCCTTCCAAAAGGTCCTTGGCGATCTGAATTTTGCCCCGTGCTACACCGGTTTCTCTCATCACTTCTTTATAAATAGGGCATACGGCTTGACAGTTGCCGCACTTCATGCATTTGGTAATCTCCGCTTTAATCTTTTCCAGGGAATCGTAACAGGCCATGGTTATGCCCCCTAGAATTTTAGGATTTTGCCGGGATTAAGAATATTTTCCGGGTCGAGCGCCTTCTTAATAGCCTTTAAAGCTTCAATACCTGCTTCTCCAAATTCTTTTTCCAGGTATTTTTGTTTCGCAATGCCAATACCATGCTCTCCCGATAACGTCCCACCTAAACTCAGTGCTACCTCAAAAATCTCATCCACCGCTTTGTGTACCCGTTTCATTTCCTCGGCGTTGTTCTCATCGGTCAAAATGGTAGGGTGTAAGTTACCGTCCCCTGCATGCCCAAAAGTACCAATAGTTAACTGGTACTTTTCCGCTATATGGCGCAGCGCCTTTAACATGTCGGGTATTTTGCTCCGGGGTACCGTAGCATCCTCCAAAACCGTGGTGGGACTGACCTGCGCCAGGGCAGGCAAAGCAGCGCGGCGAGCCTGCCAGATTTCATCTCTTTCTTCTGCGGTTTCAGCCAGCTTCAACTCGCCGTTATTTTCCCGGCAGACACGAGCAACCACTTCTGCTTCCTTCTCAACTACTTCCGGGATGCCGTCTACTTCAATTAATAGGACGGCTTCCGCATCGGTAGGCAGCCCTACACGGGCATAATTTTCCACCGTTCTTATGGTTACATTATCCATAATTTCAAGGGTTGCCGGAATAACTTTATTGGCAATAATTCCGGTAATGGCCTTAGCCGCGTCGTCAAGAGAACGAAATACGGCCAGAGCACTTTTTCTGGTTTCCGGTGCGGGAATAAGTTTAACAATTATTTCCGTAATGACCCCCAGTGTTCCTTCCGAACCCACGAAAAGTTTTACCATATCGTAAGCGGTAACATTTTTCACCGTCTTGCCGCCGCAGCGCATGACCTTACCGTTGGCCAGTACTACTTCCAGTCCCATGACATAATGTTTAGTTACGCCATACTTCAAGCCCCTTAACCCGCCGGAACATTCAGCCACGCTGCCGCCCATCGTGGCCGTGGCCACCGTCCCCGGGTCAGGAGGATAAATTAGCCCGTATTCTGCAACAGCATCATTAAGGTCTTGAATAATTACTCCCGGCTGGACGGTTGCCGTTAAATTTTCCGCATCTATCTCCAAAATTTTATTCATTTTAACCATTACCATGACTATCCCCTGGTTTAAGGGAATAGTGCCACCGCTCAAATTGGTCCCTGAACCCCGGGTATAAAGAGGCATTTTATATTTAGCAGCAATTTTAACTACCTCCTGTACCTGCTGGGTGCTGGTAGGAGTGACAACTACCTGGGGTACGACCTTGGGTATGTCCGCAGTAGCATCAAACGAATAAGCTGCCAGTTCTTCTTTTTCCGTCAGAACATTCTCTTCACCTAAAGCTTGAGTTAACTGTTCAATAACTTTGTTGAGGCACATATCACAATTTTCCTCCCCTGCCAACCTGGTCAAATAAATGATGAAAAGTACGGCGCAGGAGGAATAATGGTTCCTCCTGCCACCGTTTTTACTCCTCATTTAACTTATTTCAGCGGGAAAGGATCAAAGCCGCTGTAAATCAGAGCCGCGGCAATTACCGCCACAACCAAGGTATATAAAATCATGGGGATGGCGTTTCTCCTGATAAGTTTTCCTTCTGCCCCGTTTGTTCCCACCGTAGCACAAGCGGCTACCACGTTGTTTACACAGACCATATT
This is a stretch of genomic DNA from Calderihabitans maritimus. It encodes these proteins:
- a CDS encoding LutC/YkgG family protein, with product MSEKLVNEFIQKAEAAAAKVTRVKTLDEAYREVLNIIHEAQVHEVGCVATDMTQGLFPLLKEQGIKAIAEGAPRDLARLEIGIVPVDVGIAETGTVAHDATDLYSRYFSMLCPVNIVMLRTSRIKENMTEALKLLENSGIYPAYMAFITGPSRTADIERVLTIGVHGPGRLHIILVDEGE
- a CDS encoding (Fe-S)-binding protein encodes the protein MACYDSLEKIKAEITKCMKCGNCQAVCPIYKEVMRETGVARGKIQIAKDLLEGRLEHTEKLQEIFNLCLTCKACAANCPSGVRPDKIILATRAAIVRKRGLPLVKRQIFGLMSKPRRFRMGIGMASKLQALGLKKIKDKDLARPRFPIGLDMKRIVRPLAGRPLLSQIPEVSKVPKSRARVAFFTGCMLNYIYTQAGRAVIEVLNANGVDVVTPREQHCCGIPVLVNGDVKTAKEIAKYNLDVFARGNYDAIITHCGSCIGAWVHHYHELLADEPRYGALAKELSAKAFDVSQYLVDKLGMREPLAKLNYTVTYHDPCHMVRGVGISQQPRKVIRNISGVTLKEMKKPDRCCGSAGSFSLSYYELSGKIRDKKVTDILSVNPDIVLTSCGACRMQLEEGLYRAGSDIPVRHVVEVLAEAYAKEGGVTSERKTG
- a CDS encoding FAD-binding oxidoreductase, producing MCLNKVIEQLTQALGEENVLTEKEELAAYSFDATADIPKVVPQVVVTPTSTQQVQEVVKIAAKYKMPLYTRGSGTNLSGGTIPLNQGIVMVMVKMNKILEIDAENLTATVQPGVIIQDLNDAVAEYGLIYPPDPGTVATATMGGSVAECSGGLRGLKYGVTKHYVMGLEVVLANGKVMRCGGKTVKNVTAYDMVKLFVGSEGTLGVITEIIVKLIPAPETRKSALAVFRSLDDAAKAITGIIANKVIPATLEIMDNVTIRTVENYARVGLPTDAEAVLLIEVDGIPEVVEKEAEVVARVCRENNGELKLAETAEERDEIWQARRAALPALAQVSPTTVLEDATVPRSKIPDMLKALRHIAEKYQLTIGTFGHAGDGNLHPTILTDENNAEEMKRVHKAVDEIFEVALSLGGTLSGEHGIGIAKQKYLEKEFGEAGIEALKAIKKALDPENILNPGKILKF
- the ldhH gene encoding L-lactate dehydrogenase (quinone) large subunit LdhH; translated protein: MIKIAVSKEFKNRVKQALENENLRRALTKFGNDYPAARERAYAGKDVEALRDYISKAKRRAAQNIDSLVKQFTKEAEKRGARVFYARTAEEANEYIARVAEQENVKRVVKSKSMASEEIHLNKHLEQKGIEVTETDLGEWIIQLMGQKPSHMVMPAIHLTRQEVAATFSKYLHEEVPDDPLKLTEIARRELRKKFLTADMGITGANIAVAENGCLIIVTNEGNARLTTTLPPIHVALVGIEKFVDNMETAAKILEALPRSATGQTITSYVTMIDGTTPVWKDGKVVEKQLHIVILDNGRRKLLEDPVFQEAAQCIRCASCLNVCPVYQLVSGHVYGYIYTGGIGAILTAFLHGEDAAYDPQNLCISCGKCATICPGKINIPDLIIELRRRLTERRGLSFAEDIILRKVLAKPRTFHKWLRRARALQKPFARDGFIRHLPLAFSSLTESRSLPAIADKPLRDIVPQLRKEIKNPKFKVAFYSGCIIDFSYPEIGEAVFKSLQERGVEVVFPEGQSCCGAPAKYMGDRATAQALAKQNIEALEQVDADYVVAACPTCIHALKHDFVKLLEDDVEWKKRAERMAGKVKDYSELMNELPPWHEEKKETGQMVKVTYHDSCHYNRSLGLADKPRNLLHNRPDVELIEMKESELCCGFGGSYAVKFPEVSAEIMKRKIKNIEESGAQIVVTDCPGCIIQLKGGLDKAGSKIKVMHTAEIMAGKIFTMRNETKRGR